Proteins encoded together in one Chrysemys picta bellii isolate R12L10 chromosome 22, ASM1138683v2, whole genome shotgun sequence window:
- the CDKN2D gene encoding cyclin-dependent kinase 4 inhibitor D, with translation MSRTRSWERKTNTARPRGRSRARDPPRPPVPASRSPAPPRPQPAPAAPQLRPGPRPPHCRSHRPRSLAAAAPQQGPRPAMLLGDEISAGDRLSGAAARGDLAELRRLLHQELVHPDSHNRFGKTALQVMMFGNTFVAEELLKQGASPNIQDEAGRAPAHDAARTGFLDTLRVLVEHGADVNVPDGAGALPVHVAVREGHTEVVRYLAPESNLRHRDAEGRTPLELARHLGLSHLQAILEQHLSAPA, from the exons ATGTCTCGAACCCGGAGCtgggagagaaaaacaaacacGGCGCGGCCACGTGGGCGGAGCCGAGCGCGGGACCCGCCCCGGCCCCCGGTCCCAGCCTCGcggagcccggccccgccccgcccccagcccgcccctgcggccccccagctccgccccggcccccgccctccccactgccgcagccaccggccccgctccCTGGCCGCAGCCGCCCCGCAGCAGG GTCCCCGCCcggccatgctgctgggggacGAGATCAGCGCCGGGGACCGGCTGAGCGGAGCCGCCGCCCGGGGGGACCTGGCCgagctgcgccgcctcctgcaccAGGAGCTGGTTCATCCCGACTCGCACAACCGCTTCGGCAAGACGGCGCTGCAG GTGATGATGTTCGGCAACACGTTTGTGGCCGAGGAGCTCCTGAAGCAGGGCGCCAGCCCCAACATCCAGGACGAGGCTGGCCGGGCGCCCGCCCACGACGCCGCCCGCACCGGCTTCCTGGACACCCTGCGCGTGCTGGTGGAGCATGGGGCCGACGTCAATGTGCCCGATGGGGCGGGGGCACTGCCCGTCCACGTGGCCGTCCGGGAGGGGCACACGGAGGTGGTGCGGTACCTGGCGCCCGAGTCCAACCTGCGGCACCGCGACGCCGAGGGGCGCACCCCACTGGAGCTTGCCCGTCACCTGGGCCTGTCGCACCTCCAGGCCATCCTGGAGCAGCACCTGTCTGCCCCCGCGTAA
- the AP1M2 gene encoding AP-1 complex subunit mu-2 produces the protein MSASAVFVLDLKGKPLISRNYKGDVSMAEIDHFMPLLMQKEEEGALTPLLTHGKVHFLWIKHTNLYLVATTMKNANASLVYSFLYKVVEVFSEYFKELEEESIRDNFVVIYELLDELMDFGFPQTTDSKILQEYITQQGNKLETGKSHVPPTVTNAVSWRSEGIKYKKNEVFIDVIESVNLLVNTNGSVLLSEIVGTIKLKVFLSGMPELRLGLNDRMLFELTGRGKNKSVELEDVKFHQCVRLSRFDNDRTISFIPPDGDFELMSYRLNTQVKPLIWIESVIEKFSHSRVEIMVKAKGQFKKQSVANSVEISVPVPSDADSPKFKTSVGSAKYMPEKNIVVWSIKSFPGGKEFLMRAHFGLPSVEKEEVEGRPPIAVRFEIPYFTVSGIQVRYMKIIEKSGYQALPWVRYITQSGDYQLRTQ, from the exons ATGTCAGCCTCCGCTGTCTTTGTCCTGGACCTCAAAGGCAAG CCGCTGATCAGCCGGAACTACAAGGGGGACGTGAGCATGGCTGAGATCGATCACTTCATGCCGTTGCTGatgcagaaggaggaggagggggccctGACGCCGCTGCTGACCCACGGCAAAGTCCACTTCCTCTGGATCAAGCACACCAACCTGTACC TGGTGGCCACCACTATGAAGAATGCCAATGCCTCGCTGGTCTACTCCTTCCTCTACAAGGTGGTGGAG gTCTTCTCCGAGTACTttaaggagctggaggaggagagcATCCGAGACAACTTCGTCGTCATCTACGAACTTCTGGACGAGCTGATGGATTTCGGGTTCCCCCAGACGACCGACAGCAAAATCCTCCAGGA GTACATCACCCAGCAAGGCAACAAGCTGGAGACTGGCAAGTCCCACGTGCCCCCTACCGTCACCAACGCCGTGTCCTGGCGCTCCGAGGGCATCAAGTACAAGAAGAACGAGGTTTTCATCGACGTCATCGAGTCCGTGAACCTGctg gtGAACACCAACGGCAGCGTCCTGCTCAGCGAGATTGTGGGCACCATCAAGCTGAAGGTGTTTCTCTCCGGCATGCCCGAGCTGCGGCTGGGCCTCAACGACCGCATGCTCTTCGAGCTGACCGGGC GTGGCAAGAACAAGTCGGTGGAGCTGGAGGACGTCAAGTTCCACCAGTGCGTGCGGCTCTCGCGCTTCGACAACGACCGCACCATCTCCTTCATCCCGCCCGACGGAGACTTCGAACTTATGTCCTACCGGCTCAACACGCAG GTGAAGCCCCTCATCTGGATCGAGTCCGTCATCGAGAAGTTCTCCCACAGCCGCGTGGAGATCATGGTGAAG GCGAAGGGCCAGTTCAAGAAGCAGTCGGTGGCCAACAGTGTGGAGATCTCGGTCCCCGTCCCCAGTGACGCCGACTCCCCCAAGTTCAAGACCAGCGTTGGCagcgccaagtacatgcccgaGAAGAACATCGTCGTCTGGAGCATCAAGTCGTTCCCG GGTGGGAAAGAGTTCCTGATGCGGGCCCACTTCGGGCTGCCCAGcgtggagaaggaggaggtggagggaCGGCCGCCCATTGCTGTCCGCTTCGAGATCCCCTACTTCACCGTCTCAGGAATCCAG GTGCGCTACATGAAGATCATCGAGAAGAGCGGGTACCAGGCGCTGCCCTGGGTGCGGTACATCACACAGAGCGGGG ATTACCAGCTCCGGACCCAGTAG